AATGAGGTTTTAAAAAGACTAATCTGATTAAATTCCCATTTCCAGCGGTTTTTCCTTTGTGAATTATTAATTTTTATTTCTTTAACGCCATTTATTATTTGTATTAAAGAATTTTGACTTTGTGAAGCTTCGTCAAAACGTTTATAGTCTAGTTCTGCTCTTTTTTTTAAGAAAAAAAATGTCCAACCCACATAGAGTATTGCCCCAATTATGAAAACAAAGAATATTTTTAGATTATAATAAGCTAAAATGCAATTAAAAATGATAAAGGTTATCATTGAAAATATCATATTCAATGTTGATGAAGACACAAAGTTTTGAATACGAGTATGGTCTTGTATTCGTTGCAAATGCTCTCCTGTGTTTCGTGTATCAAAATACGAAATAGGAAGTTTAAGCATTTTAAACAAAAAATCAGAAATCATTTTTATATTAAAACGACTAGTAATATGTATTAAAAGCCATTCTCTAAAAATACTGACTAAAGTTTGTGAAAATATTAAAACTAGTTGTGATATAAGTATTAGATAAATAAATGGAATATTACGATTATTAACACCAACATCTACGACAGTTTGCATCAAAAATGGTAATATAAACTGAATAATGGTTGCAACCATTAATCCAATAAATAATTGACGAATTAGTTTTTTGTAAGGTCTAAAATAAGGTAACAGAAAAGAAAATCCTTTTGTTTTTGTTTTGTCTTCTTCCAAAGCATAAAACTTTGGGCTCGCTTCTAACAATAAAACAAAACCTGTATTATTTGTTGTATTAGTCCAAGCTTTTTTAAAATCCGCGTGCGAATAGGTAAGTAAACCTTGTGCAGGGTCAGCAACGTATATTTTAGTTTTTGAAGTTTTATAGACTACAACAAAGTGCTTTTGCCTCCAAGGCACAATAAATGGTGTTGGTGCTTCGGTAACTAAACTCTCTAACGAAATACGCATACCCAAAGTACGCATTTCGATAGCTTCGGCTGCTTCTGCAATGCCAGCCATTGTAACCCCCGTTTTGGTAATACTAGCTTTGTCACGCAAAAATTCTCTTGAAAATGTTTTGCCGTAATGTTTGGCTATCATCCGTAAACAAGTTGGACCACAATCTCTGTAGTCCAATTGTCTATAATGAGGAAAATCTTTTTTTGTCATCTAATTACCACTTTCATTTATCAATTTCCAAACTCGCTCATTAAAATTAGATTTGTTTATACCAGTTAATTTATCAAGTGCTGTATAATAATTTTCATTTCCATTTTGATATTTTCCACAACTGAGCAATTCCATTACTGCCACAAAACCTTTTTCTTTTTCTAATTTTTTAATTATTAAAGCATTTATAACATAAGGAACTAAAAGATGCTTCTCGTTGCTTTCACCGAAATCATATAAATCCTCGTAAGTTGCTAAGAAATCAATAGATTTATTTGAACTAACTTTCGCTTTAAATGTTTTTAATATTTGCTCCCAACTAATTCCCCAACTTCCACCGTATATGTATGCACAACCTTCATCAACAGGTTTGTTGACTCTACTTTTAGGTATTACATTGTATAACCTTTCATGCCATAAATCATGTGGGTCAAAACCATTAAAATCGCTATTGTTAGTTCCACTAGCAATAAGTAATGAATTATTTTCTTTAGCTGTAAAAGTGCTTGAAGTTCTGCTATTGTATAGTAACTTATAGCTAACTCCAATACCTTTTAACATATCGTTCATGTCATCGAATCCATACCATTCGATCGTTTTACTATTTGATTTTAACTTTTTATCAAATTGAGTTACTTTTTTTACATAGTCCTTAGCTACTTTCTCATTCAAAATACTTTTATAATGAAAGGTAACACCCTCAATAGTTTTTGTTTTCCATAAAAAAGTATTTCTTTTCAACGGAGATAAAAAATAGAACTTTTCATCTTTTAATTTTGCCAAAACCTCAAAACTAGCAACAACAATTGGAGAATTTTCATTTACTCCAATGTATGAAAACTCAACTAAGAAATTTGAATCCTTAAGAGGCACTAAATTTGTTAAATAACTTTTATAAAAGTTATCATCTTTAAATTTGCCACCTTTTTCAATGCCTTTCATCTCATCCAATAAAACAGATGTCTCTAATAAATCTTCTTTCAAAACAAAAGAATTTTCATTATTTGCTTTATCCTTTAAACTAAGAAATCCATTTAATGATTTTATTAGCTCATTTGAAATAATGGTGTCTTTTGGCAAATTTATATTTGGATGGACTATTATTGTATTCGTTTGAGAAAAAACAAAAATTGTAGTTAATAGTAATATAGATAATAATAATGTTTTTAGTTTCATTTATTAAAATTTATAAATTATTTTATTGTTCCCATTTTACCTGATATGGATATGTTTCATAAGCGCTATTGTACTCACTAATCTTGTATCCTTTTTTAAAGTCTTGTTCAGCCTCGTCAAATAATTTATTTATATTCTCTTTTATACCTAATCTATTTAGCGAATACGCTTTATAGCACTTAGCGTCAGAATAATTTGTATATATTTTTAAAGCTTTATCAAATTCAACAATAGCCTCTTTGTATTTTTTTTGTTCATACAAAGCAATCCCATAGTAAAAAAGAGCTGTTGGATGCTCAAGTTTATCTCTTTTTCTATATAAATCATCGTTATATTCTTTGAATAATTTTTCAGCTTTTTCGTATTCATTTAATTGGAGATATGATAATCCTATATAAAAATTATAGGTGTGATCCATCACGTAATTATTGCCAAATTTTTTTACACAATCTTCAAAATCTATAATTGCTTCTCGATAGGTTTTTGCAAAAATACATTTAATGAAAGCTCTGTAAGGTTGCCATTCTTTAGGATCATATAGAACCGCTTTATCAATATATTGCATTCCAATTTCATATTTTCTAGATTTAAAATAAGGCATAGCTTTCATTTGCCAAAATTTTGCTACCGTGCTATCTTTTTTAAGACCTTCGTCAAGACAATTCTGCCATTCTTCCATTTCATAATTATAATTATAATTGCTAGCACAATTACTTGCAAATAAATTAATTAAAGAATCTTGCTTATTTTTCTTTATCTCTGCTTTTTCCAATATTTGGCCTATACCATTAATTGAGAACAATAAAATTAAAATGTTAAAATTTTTCATATTTGATTATTATCTTGTGTAAAAATAGAATAGGAGAAGTTATAGGTTTGGTTTTTATAATTAAATTTTGAAGTTATAGAATTCCATTTATTAGTTATCTCAGAATATTTGTTTTTTATTAAAAGACAAACATCAATGCCATCTTGTGTTAATACATTTTCAATTCCTCCATAATAAATAATTATTTCTTGTAATTTTGCTAAATCGTGTTCACACTTAATTTGGTAGAATCCAATTCGCCCTATAACTTCTTTTTTTTGAGATTCATTAAATGAATTTATTTTCAAACAATCATCTAAACATAATAGTGTAGTATAATAGGTATAGAGTGCGTGTAATAGGGTATAAAAATCTCTGTAGTCATTAATTTGCAATAATTCTCCTATAATCTGTTTGTTATTTATTTTAAAGATTAATTTCTTGTCATAAAAGAGAGTTGTTAAGATAATATGACCTGTTTGGTGTGCAATATCATCAATGAAAAAGACCTCGTCATAATCATCTTGATTAACATTAAAAAAAGCAATTCCATGAGCACTTATAGCAGCAAAAGAGTTTATGTCTTTTAAGTTACACTTGAACATCATACATTTTTTGCAATAAAGTTCTATTAATTCATAATGCTCCTGCGAATTTGATTTAATAATTAAAAATGCATTTGTCAAAAAATTAATATTTTTTATGTAAAGGTCTTCGTCAATTATGATTGCTTCTTCATATACGATTTCATTGTTAATATTTCTGAACGATGATTTTAACAAATTTATTGGGTATTTTAAAATTTCTATATTCGTGTTTTTGATGAATGCTATTTCTTCAAATAATTCACTTTCGCTACTTCTGAAATAACCAATTCTAGGCAAATATACAACGGTGTTTTTATAGTGTAATGGGTTAAAGAATGTAGGTACTGTTTTTATAAAAAAACCTTGCATTAATTCCTCAAGTATTTCTAGACTTGATATATTTTCTCGTTTCGAATTAAAATAAGCGAATAATAATGGCTCCATAAAGACACTATCATCATTATAATCAACTTTTTCTAGCAAAGTAGGTTTTTCTTTATAAATAAGAAGTTTGATCGTGTTTACTATTTCAAATTGTTGTGCTTTTAAAAGATCTTGCATAGAAGAATTAATATTTATCATTTTATGTTAAAACTGTTCAAAAAGGAAGTTTAATATTTAAAAAATTATACATTAATAGTACTCTAATATTGCATAAAAATATATAAAAAAGGCTGTACTTAATATTGGTACAGCCTTTAAAACAAATAAATTATTTAACAGTCACACAGTCACATACAATTTTAGCTTCTTGAATACGACCTTTCTCTTGAATTCTAACTTTTTCAACACAATGACAAGCATTTTCAGTTCCTCCTGAAATCGTTGCTAATAATTCTGTTGAAGCGATACCTTCTGCTTTTTCTTTTAAAGCGTCTAAACTTAATTTCATCTTTTTTGTTTTTAGTTGGTTAAAAAAAATATTTTTAATAAGATAATCTTACAAAAAAAATAATTACGTGCACTTAATTATATGTCTATGTAGGATTAATGCTGAACAAATAAGGTTTAAAATCTCTCAATTGAATGTAAACTAAAGTGACTTTTTTGGTTACTTTAGTTTATTTCTTACTTTAGCCAAAAATATATAATCATGACTTTAGGAACAAAGCTATATAATCTTAGGAATAAAAAAGGTGTTTCATTAGAAAAAATGGCATTAGAACTTCATATCTCAAAAGCGGCTATTGGTAAGTGGGAAGCTGATAAATCGAAACCTAGTGTAGAAAATTTACTCAAACTATGCGATACTTATGAAACTGATATTTACGAATTGCTTGAGCATGTTTCTAATATAAATTTTTCTAAAGCTAAGTTTAAAGGGCATTCTTATGCTGATTATGCAGAAAGTTTTACAGTAAATAATTCAACTCCACCGGAGTTAATAGAAAGTATAATTGCTAACCAAAACAAAATTTCTGTTTTAGTAGAGTTACAAAATGAATTATTTGTTAGTTTGTTAGCTAAAAGTAAATAAAAAAAAAGCCTTCATTTTTGCAATCAATTCGCTACCGAAAACTGTGAATCGTACAAATTCTTATAAAAACCACTTTCACGATTAATTAGTTCTTGATGCGTACCTTGTTCAACGATTAGCCCTTTGTCCATCACTACAATTTTGTCAGCGTTTACAATCGTGGCTAATCGGTGTGCAATAACAATAGAGGTTCTGCCTTTTGTAATAGTTTCGGTAGCACGCTGAATCAATTCCTCGGAGTAAGTATCTATAGAGGATGTGGCTTCGTCAAGAATTAAGATACTTGGGTTACTCACATAAGCTCTCAAGAATGCAATTAATTGGCGCTGACCAGAGGATAGCATTACTCCGCGTTCCTTAACATCAAAATCATAATTATCTGGCAAGCTCATGATAAATTCATGCACTCCAATTTTTTTGGCTGCAGCCAATATTTGGTCGCGATCAATCTCAGGATTATGTAAGGTGATATTATTAAAAATAGTATCAGCAAAAAGGAAAACATCCTGCAATACTACTGCAATTTGTTTTCGTAACGAGCCCAAAGTATAATTTTCAATATTTTGATTGTCAATATATATGGAACCGCTATTGATTTCATAAAAACGATTCAGTAAATTGATAATAGTAGATTTTCCTGCACCTGTAGAGCCTACAATGGCAATTGTTTGTCCAGCGTTTACTTCTAAATCAATTCCTTTTATGACTTCTTCATCAGGAATGTACCCAAAACGAACCTTATTAAATTCAATATTTCCTTTAAAAATTGGCGCCTCAAGAATACCTGTATCTTGTATTTGATCTTGGGTGTCCAAAATATCAAAAACACGGTTGGCAGCAATCATTCCCAGTTGCATCTCATTGAATTTGTCGGCTATTTGTCGCAACGGATTGAATAACATGCCGATAAACATCGTGTACGAGAATAAATCTCCAAAAGTGGTAAAGTTATCTCCGTTTAAAATTTTGAATCCGCCGTAAAGCACAATAAAACCAAGAGTTAATGACGAAATAATATCAGCAATAGGGAAGAAGATGGAGTTGTATAAAATGGTTTTTATCCACGCTTTCTTGTGCTTGTCATTTATCTCTTTGAACTTTTCTAACTCAATGTTTTCTCTATTAAAGAGTTGAACAATCTTCATGCCCGTGACACGCTCTTGTACAAAGGAATTCATATTAGCAATTTGAGTACGCACTTCCTCAAAAGCAACTTGCATTTTCTTTTGGAAAATTCTCGTTACAAAAACCAGAATAGGCATGGCTACAATCACAATCCAAGTTAGGGTCCAGTTCATATAAAACATAAAACCCAGAACTACAATCATTTTCATCAAGTCACTAATTATCATGAACAAACCTTGACTAAAAATTCTAGCAATAGATTCGATATCAGAAACCGAACGAGTCACCAATTGCCCCACAGGAACGTGGTCAAAATATTTCATTCTAAAACTCAAAATATGCTGAAACAGTTTGGTACGTATGTCTTTTACAATGTCTTGACCCAACCAGTTTGCCCAAAACACAAAGTAAAATTGTGAAAACACTTCTAATAAAAGCACAATACCCATTAAGATTACATACATCAATAATCCTTTTTGATCTTGTGTAGCAATGTAACCATCAACGGTTTGTTTCAGTAAATACGGGCGTAACGCTGCAAATATTGACAATGAAATGGCAAAAATAACCACTCCATTAAAACGCCATTGATAGGGTTTTGTAAATTTTAATATTCTTTTAAATAATCGTGTATCAAATGCTTTTGCTTTCATATTTTTTCTTTAAGCCTTATGCTTTAGGCTTTAGGCATAATGCGTAAAGCTTACAGCCTGAAGCTATAAATAATCGTATTCTATTTTGGTTAAATACAAACCATGTGCTGGAACCGAAATCCCTGCCTTATCTCTGCTTTTACTAGCAATAATTGCTGTAAAATCTTCGAGTGTAATTTTATGCAACCCAACATTAATCAACGTACCTACTATGGCACGCACCATATTGCGTAAAAACCTATTTGCCGAAACGGTAAAAACTAACGAATTGTTGTCATTTTGTGTCCATTGCGCTTCATAAATCGTACAATCAAATGTGTTTACATCAGTGTTCACTTTTGAAAAACATTGAAAATCAGTGTATTCAAACAGTATTTGAGCTGCTTGATTCATG
This portion of the Flavobacterium sp. CECT 9288 genome encodes:
- a CDS encoding peptidase domain-containing ABC transporter, with amino-acid sequence MTKKDFPHYRQLDYRDCGPTCLRMIAKHYGKTFSREFLRDKASITKTGVTMAGIAEAAEAIEMRTLGMRISLESLVTEAPTPFIVPWRQKHFVVVYKTSKTKIYVADPAQGLLTYSHADFKKAWTNTTNNTGFVLLLEASPKFYALEEDKTKTKGFSFLLPYFRPYKKLIRQLFIGLMVATIIQFILPFLMQTVVDVGVNNRNIPFIYLILISQLVLIFSQTLVSIFREWLLIHITSRFNIKMISDFLFKMLKLPISYFDTRNTGEHLQRIQDHTRIQNFVSSSTLNMIFSMITFIIFNCILAYYNLKIFFVFIIGAILYVGWTFFFLKKRAELDYKRFDEASQSQNSLIQIINGVKEIKINNSQRKNRWKWEFNQISLFKTSLSTLKLAQYQSIGATFINEIKNIVITFLAAKAVVDGNLTLGMMISTQYIVGQLNLPLSNFIIFIQTWQDAKISLERLSQVHTRDDEDLATAKKSNELSDTKTIEIKDLSYRYGGKSTPFVLKNVSCIIPEGKTTAIVGASGSGKTTLMKLLLKFYEPTKGSINIGSIDLNSINNDFWRMNCGAVMQDTFMFNDTIAGNISESEQNEMIDRDKLNNAAFVSNIDDFIQKLPNKFNTELGTSGIRLSGGQEQRIMIARAVYKDPFYLFFDEATSALDANNEKVIMENLNAFITGKTAIIVAHRLSTVKNADTIIVLENGEIVEQGNHNDLTKLRGKYYELVKNQLELGN
- a CDS encoding M48 family metallopeptidase; the encoded protein is MKNFNILILLFSINGIGQILEKAEIKKNKQDSLINLFASNCASNYNYNYEMEEWQNCLDEGLKKDSTVAKFWQMKAMPYFKSRKYEIGMQYIDKAVLYDPKEWQPYRAFIKCIFAKTYREAIIDFEDCVKKFGNNYVMDHTYNFYIGLSYLQLNEYEKAEKLFKEYNDDLYRKRDKLEHPTALFYYGIALYEQKKYKEAIVEFDKALKIYTNYSDAKCYKAYSLNRLGIKENINKLFDEAEQDFKKGYKISEYNSAYETYPYQVKWEQ
- a CDS encoding helix-turn-helix domain-containing protein → MTLGTKLYNLRNKKGVSLEKMALELHISKAAIGKWEADKSKPSVENLLKLCDTYETDIYELLEHVSNINFSKAKFKGHSYADYAESFTVNNSTPPELIESIIANQNKISVLVELQNELFVSLLAKSK
- a CDS encoding ABC transporter ATP-binding protein, with amino-acid sequence MKAKAFDTRLFKRILKFTKPYQWRFNGVVIFAISLSIFAALRPYLLKQTVDGYIATQDQKGLLMYVILMGIVLLLEVFSQFYFVFWANWLGQDIVKDIRTKLFQHILSFRMKYFDHVPVGQLVTRSVSDIESIARIFSQGLFMIISDLMKMIVVLGFMFYMNWTLTWIVIVAMPILVFVTRIFQKKMQVAFEEVRTQIANMNSFVQERVTGMKIVQLFNRENIELEKFKEINDKHKKAWIKTILYNSIFFPIADIISSLTLGFIVLYGGFKILNGDNFTTFGDLFSYTMFIGMLFNPLRQIADKFNEMQLGMIAANRVFDILDTQDQIQDTGILEAPIFKGNIEFNKVRFGYIPDEEVIKGIDLEVNAGQTIAIVGSTGAGKSTIINLLNRFYEINSGSIYIDNQNIENYTLGSLRKQIAVVLQDVFLFADTIFNNITLHNPEIDRDQILAAAKKIGVHEFIMSLPDNYDFDVKERGVMLSSGQRQLIAFLRAYVSNPSILILDEATSSIDTYSEELIQRATETITKGRTSIVIAHRLATIVNADKIVVMDKGLIVEQGTHQELINRESGFYKNLYDSQFSVAN